The genome window TCGGCAGAAGTCTGAGGGCGGGAAGCGGTTTATTGAGGAAAACCTGTCCATGGAGCACTGCGCGGATGAGATGCGGAAGCGGATGGAAGAAATACTCGCAATGCGCGACGCACATTGCTGAGGCAGGAAGTAGGAGGTAGGAGGGAGTGCAAAAGATGACGGGATCATCTTTTGCAGATTTACCGTGATGGATGTTAAGACACTGCTGAACAGGGGAAAGACCCGATTCAGGAACTGGCTGGCTTCGGACCTGGCGATCAAAAAACTGGTCCCGGCCTCGCTGCGTCACCGGATCTCCGGGAAGGTTATGGACGCGCTGGCAACGCATACCGGCGTACCGGCGCCTTATATTCCCGGGAAATATCCGAAGGGGATCAACCTGTACGGCTTTTTCAAGGCGGAAAATGGACTGGCACAGGGCGTCAAGATGTATGCCCGGGCACTGGAGGAAGGGAATATTCCCCATACGCTGTTGAATACGGATTTCCTGGACTGGCTGCCGCAGGAAGATACCACCTTTGACAGCCGGCTGGAGACCGAAAACCGGTATGCCGTGAATGTGATGCATGTAAATCCGGACCAGTGGCAGGAAGCGTGCGGCATGTTCCCGCGGAGCCAGTTTGACGGCCATTACAATATCGGTATTTTCCAGTGGGAGCTGGAGACAGCACCGGCGGACTGGAAGCCGATGTTTGATTATGTGGATGAAGTCTGGACACCGTCAGAGTTTACCGCCCGGACCATGAGGAAAGAAACGGACAAACCGGTGGTGCCGATCCTGTACTGTATCGAGACCCCGTATGATGAGAATCTGACCCGGAAGGATTTCGGACTGAGCGAGAATGATTTCCTGGTCCTGACGATGTATGATTCCAACAGCTACGCCAGCCGGAAAAACCCGGGGGCGGCCATTGACGCGTTCCGCGAGGCCTTCGGGGAAAAGCCGGAAGGAGTGAAGCTGGTCATCAAGATCAGCAATCCCAAACCGGAGGATATCGCTTTTGTGGAAAGCAGGCTGGACTCCGGAAGCTATGTGCTGATGACTGACCGGCTGGAAAGAAAGCAGATGAACAGCCTGATCCGCCTGTGCGACGTGTTCCTGAGCCTGCATCGCAGTGAAGGCTTCGGGCTGGTGCTGGCGGAAGCCATGAACCTGGGAACGGCAACGGTGGCAACGAACTGGTCGGCCAATACGGAGTTTATGCCGGAAGGGACTGCCTGCCTGGTGAATTATTCCCGGGTGCCTGTCGGCAATACCTATCAGTATGAGCAGGAAGGCCTGACCTGGGCGGATCCGGACGTGCATGAAGCGGCCGCGTGGCTGAAGAAGCTGAAGGAGGAACCGGCGTTTCGGAATCAGATCGCGGAAGCCGGAAAGAAGCATATCAGGGAACAGCTGAGCACCGCGAAATGCGCTGAGCAGATGGCGGCCCGGCTGGATGAGATTATGTTAATTCAGAATTAAGAATTCAGAATTCAGAATCAGGTTCCTGG of Aristaeella lactis contains these proteins:
- a CDS encoding glycosyltransferase family 4 protein, with amino-acid sequence MDVKTLLNRGKTRFRNWLASDLAIKKLVPASLRHRISGKVMDALATHTGVPAPYIPGKYPKGINLYGFFKAENGLAQGVKMYARALEEGNIPHTLLNTDFLDWLPQEDTTFDSRLETENRYAVNVMHVNPDQWQEACGMFPRSQFDGHYNIGIFQWELETAPADWKPMFDYVDEVWTPSEFTARTMRKETDKPVVPILYCIETPYDENLTRKDFGLSENDFLVLTMYDSNSYASRKNPGAAIDAFREAFGEKPEGVKLVIKISNPKPEDIAFVESRLDSGSYVLMTDRLERKQMNSLIRLCDVFLSLHRSEGFGLVLAEAMNLGTATVATNWSANTEFMPEGTACLVNYSRVPVGNTYQYEQEGLTWADPDVHEAAAWLKKLKEEPAFRNQIAEAGKKHIREQLSTAKCAEQMAARLDEIMLIQN